In the genome of Yarrowia lipolytica chromosome 1B, complete sequence, the window CAGGAGTACGAATGGTACGGGCTCATGaccagagaagaggtggacaACGGAGTCAAGCCGCCAGTGTACGTGGCTCCAGAAGAGGAGGCGGGAGAAGGAGCAAAGTTGACCATTGAGCAGATTCTGCAGTTTACATGTGCTGGAAAGATGCCCACTGTTGCGTAAGTAGTCAGCTGACTCTGATAATTTGTCAAAGACGGCAATCTGTGATAGATGGTCAATGGGAGCATATCACGTTGGGGTTACGCGCTAATCTCTGCTCTTGAGAGGTTTTCTGAGAGAGATCCTCGAGACGAGTTCACCTAGCTGCTCTCGCTCTGAGGTTAATGGAGGAAAAATGAAATCAACAAAAGGGAAAGACAGCAAAAGTACGAGAAATCGACAGTGAAGGGACAGCTAATAAGGACTCCGATACAGACTCTGACAGAGACGACTTGTACCTGGGCTGGTCTAGTAATGCATTCCCACAGGCATTGCAACCAATAGCTTTAGGAATTCAATGTTAATGGTTCTCCGAATACAGTCTACCCGACAGTGACTCGCTAGCTGACCTATGCATTTTGTTAAAACCAACTGTCGACCCAACTGTTGTACAGCATCATACTCTTATCCGTAGTGCTACAATGGAGTTATTTATTTGACTTGCATTGATTGTTGGTGATATGGATCATTATGGGAAGTCGATCTAGTGCAATATTCGCCCTACAGCTGCttcctacttgtagctacaattCTTAAAGCAACTTTTCCACGGCACCACTCCAACTGTAGACATCACGAGATACTTCGTCTCAGATCAGAGATACGAGATACCGCACAAGAGACAACCAACCTGCGTCCTTCATACAGTAGTATCCAAAGATTTCTTTCCATACATTTCGACTGTTCCGTGTCAACACTTCTAGATAGGCACAATCTTGTCTCTTCCATCGAACAAGGACTTTCATACGATCGCGTGTTATGAATTCAGTCGACACGGGAAACGTCACCATCTATGCATCGTCAAGTCATTCAACACATTTATTACTGAAATTAACACACTATGATACCCTCAACCACAACACCAGTTGTGCGCCCGTGACGGAACCTCGCTACCATTGAGACGAGTCCGGTCCAAAGAATCCCGGGTCCTCGGGGATCTTCTTGTTCGGCGGAATTCCCGATCCATctactccatctccaatcACATTGTTGCCCCACCAATCCAGATCTTTCGGGTTGTACTGCACCGAAAAAAAGATGATGATACCAGACAGGGCAATTCCTGTGACAATAGCCGCCTCCATGACGTAGGCGTACTTTCGCCACCACGCAAGATATCGGCCCTTGATGTATCCGTTGAACAGGATGGCAAGATACAGTCCTCCGACCTTATAGGTCAGGTTGTACGGGGCCCAACCGTCAATGATACCGACCACAAAAATGAGCGGGTTGAAGTACAGACACTTTCGTCGGTAGTAGTCGATCTTCTCGGCGTGTTTGGGCCACCATTTGGCCAAGAACTTTGGAAGCGTGACTTGGACAACATAGAAGAAGAGTCcggctccagctccaaacAAGAACATCCATTTCATGACGGGATACTTGTTGAACATCTTCTTGGGGCCAATGACTCCCCATGCGACCGAGGCGGTGAAGAAGGTGGTTTCCGACGGACATGTGAacttgagcttgttgtCTGCGTCACAGAGGTTCTCCAGACCTAGCTGGAACTGAATCACACCCAGACACACCACTCCATTGACCAGAGTGGCCCAGATTTGCAACCAGAAGATGGATCGGGGAGGCAGATGGGCATAATGGGTCAGTTTCTGATCAGACGTGTAGTTCTCAGCTTGCTGGGCGATTTGCACGGACAGGGCTTTGATGAGATTCAACGCCATGAACCGACCCGGAAGGGCGTAGCCAATGATGAGTTCGGCCAGAACGTTGAGGGACAGAGAGGTGGCTGTGtacgacacaaacacagtgAAGGGCACAATGAAAACAGCCACCAAGCCCATGACAAACACAATACTCCACACTGGTGTATCTACGGGCCACACTTCCACCAGAACAATGGCCAGAACAAACATGATGAGCATGGTGAGGTAGAACCACCAGTCGGGGACCTCCTTATGTTTCTTCATGTACCGAGAGTAAGGGTCGACTCTTCCGTGGTAGTTACTTCGGTGGATGTACCTGATTGCCTTGGCGGTATCCACAATGGCGTCTCTCATGGCTCTCCAGTCCATGAGCGTCGTGTACACGAACGAAAAGGTGTAGACTGCGAAGAAGGCCGAGTAGAGAACGAGGTTTCCTGCCGAGTAATACGGCGTGGAGTAGGCGAGGTACTTTTCTCTGTCAAATCTATAATTTGTCAGAATTCGGGTCACGTTGAACgccttgcccttgttgTCAAAAAGCcggttggagttgatgggGATGTAGCCCGTCCATGAGTTGTTAGAATAGTAGAGAGCCAGGATGACGAGGCCTCCAAAGAGGGAGCCGCAGAAGCCCGTGATGGAGGTGTACAGAGGTAGGGTGATGGGAGCGAGATTGGCGGTGGCCTGGTTCCAGTCAAAGGTTGGAATGGGGTTGAATCCGAGTCCGCCGATGGAGCCCGTGACGATAGCTAGGTCCGCGTTGTTTGGAGCGATCCAGGTCATCCAGTTGAAGGTCTGCAAAAAGTTCATGAGGTAGTTGGGCACCCAGAAGTAGAGGAAGGATACCACAAACATGATCATGAAGAAGGTGTATCGGGAGATCTTCCAGCCGTTGATGCTCTCTTTTCTGTTTGGAGCCAGCAGAGCTTTGTTCACCGCCAGGGTAGGCAGCAAGGAGGGCCACATGGCTTTGACGGGGTACACAGCCACTCGTTTCAACAGACCGGCCATTCCAAAGCCCATCATTTGCGTCACCAGCATGAAAACAAACTGGTAGCCGTAGTTGGCGGCCCAGTCTTGGTTGTAGAAGGACGGTAGAGCCTGGGTGATAATGTTGGAGGTGATATAAGGCGTTCCAGCCGCACACGAGACCATGATAGTTGCCAGGAGTTGTTCTTTCTGGCTCCAGACTCCCGGATTCAGAGTGTATCGTCTTCCTCTGAAACTAAAGCCCCAGTCAGGTAGCACATACTGCAGGAATCGTCCACAGGGGTAGAGGAGCAGTTGGCAGACCGAGGCGTCGAGGCTGATGGCGGGCAGACGGACGGAAAAGAACTGGTTGACAAAGGCAGAAATTGCAACCCAGATGGTTCCCAGAACCCACACTCTCCATGTCTCAACTGTAGTGTCTGTTTCGTCGTAGGGATCAGTGACGGAACGAACTTCAGGATAGGGACTCCACCAGTGGAAGATGACTGCCCAGTAGCGCAGCAGAATGAGGTTGTCGGGGTCTTCTTTCTCAGGATCCTCACCCTCTCCAAAGGCCTCCAGCACGCTCTTGACCTCCATACGGTACTCATGTCGAAAGTTGTTGTCATGATCGTGGTAGGCGTAGTTGGTCTTGACGAgttccagagccttgtcAATGGGCATTTCAGCCAGTTTCTCGGCCATGAAATGAACCTCTAGGGGATATCCGCCATCTTTGTCGGACGGAGGAATACCGAGTTTGTTGGCCATCCATTCAATGAGTTGTTCTTCGATCTCCACAACCTCGGCCTGAACATCAgactcgtcctcctcatctcGAGGATCCTGTTTCATCCACAGATCTTTGGCATGTTTTGCAGCGTCGATAACGTTGAGTTTCATCTTGTTGGACCCGGTTGACAACCTCTTCTCATGGTGGCTCCAGCCAAGTATTTATCAGCCATTCACGTTCAGGCTGGTGTACGGCACTGTGGGGAAACGTTGGATTGATTTGGCCGTACTAAAGCGATTTAGAAGCAGAAAATCTTTCCATAATCCAGTAGCCGCCTTGGCAACGACCAAGCATCATCGAAGCTGGCTACTGTAGAATTTCCCGGGGGAGACTACGCTTGAGATATCGTGCGGGGTGTCTGTCAGACCCGATTAGAAGGGAAAaacagcaaaaaaaagtagaTTGGGTAGTGTTGAGTCTTGCCCATCCAAGAGCCGTACGCTCAAACTAGCCGCTTGCCGTCCCGATTGACGTCATGATGATCTAGTGACCGCCAGTGTTCCCCTGCCCCCTTGCGACGAGCCTCTCAGACTAGTTTAGCGTATTGTGGTGGGATTAATGAGATTGAGTACCGAAGAGTCGAGCAATGGGATTCAAATCTACAATTGTCACAGATGGTTTGCTTCTCTTGGTCCTTCGTGCTCCTTGCTTGGTATTTGTCCTTGTAAAATGTTCGCACCAACACCATACATCAATGGTGGGTAAAGAACAGACACTAATGAACGGCATCAATTACTAATTAGCCGTGGTATATCATTAGATCCTTCGACCTGGCCGATCATGTGgctacaatacagtacagtagtacagtagtgcATCTTGTGCGATGGAGACGGACATAACGCAACAGCCACGACAGTCCATTGTTTCATATCTACAAGGATAAGACAGGAGAAGACTTGAGAAATGAGTTCACAGAGTCGAATAGATGGGACCGATCACTACACGCTTTGCTTTCTGCATCCCCACCACATCCACCCAGCACATTACCCATCCCAATACAGACATCTATAGATCTCCTTGTGTGTGGGGAATGCAACCCTCCAGAAGATGCAAGTTGGTCAGAAGTTCTCATTTTTCAGTCCAATTTGTCAATCCAGTGGTATCAGTCCAATAGTGTCAAGTCCAATGGCGTTAGTCAAAAGGTATCAGTCCAAAGTTCCCTCGACCCCTCCATGCCCATCGTCAAAGTAGTCGATGGGCATGGAGGGGTAGCAGAGATGGCTCAGGCGCTAATCCGCCCAGTGCCGTGGAGCCGTGCAAGTAGCCCCAGGGAAGGGGTAGGGAGCCGTGTCTGTGGGTGTTTGAGGGCCTCTTCGGAGACACTCGGGATTCTGCGGGGGGAGTTTTACAGATTTCAATAAAACCCGAGTTTGAGCGGGGTTTGAGACCGAGAATTTTAAACAATGGGTAAAACGCGTGCATAGAATTGCGTTTTGCCAGTCTGTTATGTGCCAGACTCGTGGTTGtatctccatcttctcattATCTCCGTTTCTGGTGA includes:
- a CDS encoding uncharacterized protein (Compare to YALI0B02090g, similar to uniprot|Q06593 Saccharomyces cerevisiae YPR194c OPT2), which gives rise to MKLNVIDAAKHAKDLWMKQDPRDEEDESDVQAEVVEIEEQLIEWMANKLGIPPSDKDGGYPLEVHFMAEKLAEMPIDKALELVKTNYAYHDHDNNFRHEYRMEVKSVLEAFGEGEDPEKEDPDNLILLRYWAVIFHWWSPYPEVRSVTDPYDETDTTVETWRVWVLGTIWVAISAFVNQFFSVRLPAISLDASVCQLLLYPCGRFLQYVLPDWGFSFRGRRYTLNPGVWSQKEQLLATIMVSCAAGTPYITSNIITQALPSFYNQDWAANYGYQFVFMLVTQMMGFGMAGLLKRVAVYPVKAMWPSLLPTLAVNKALLAPNRKESINGWKISRYTFFMIMFVVSFLYFWVPNYLMNFLQTFNWMTWIAPNNADLAIVTGSIGGLGFNPIPTFDWNQATANLAPITLPLYTSITGFCGSLFGGLVILALYYSNNSWTGYIPINSNRLFDNKGKAFNVTRILTNYRFDREKYLAYSTPYYSAGNLVLYSAFFAVYTFSFVYTTLMDWRAMRDAIVDTAKAIRYIHRSNYHGRVDPYSRYMKKHKEVPDWWFYLTMLIMFVLAIVLVEVWPVDTPVWSIVFVMGLVAVFIVPFTVFVSYTATSLSLNVLAELIIGYALPGRFMALNLIKALSVQIAQQAENYTSDQKLTHYAHLPPRSIFWLQIWATLVNGVVCLGVIQFQLGLENLCDADNKLKFTCPSETTFFTASVAWGVIGPKKMFNKYPVMKWMFLFGAGAGLFFYVVQVTLPKFLAKWWPKHAEKIDYYRRKCLYFNPLIFVVGIIDGWAPYNLTYKVGGLYLAILFNGYIKGRYLAWWRKYAYVMEAAIVTGIALSGIIIFFSVQYNPKDLDWWGNNVIGDGVDGSGIPPNKKIPEDPGFFGPDSSQW